In Opisthocomus hoazin isolate bOpiHoa1 chromosome 12, bOpiHoa1.hap1, whole genome shotgun sequence, the sequence TGTTGTAACTTCTTTAGGTCACAGCTTTTCCACGAAACATGGCTCCGGTCTGCAGCTGTGACGGCAGGAATCAGAGCTGTGCAAAATCATGTCGCATTCCCAGCACAGTGTGGCTGACCACTGCTCATTGTGACCCGGTCGCTGAAGAAAGTGCTGCTCACAGGGGAGTAAGCAGCACAGTTCATGTAAGAAAATTGTCAGACTTTTGTTACGCTGATTGCAGAGCATTGACCACGCTGGCAGTGAAAAACCTGATTCAGCGGCAGTGGGTCAGCGCTTAAGACAAAGAACAGCCAAAGAGATGGCAGACGTAACTCTAAAACGGGAGCCAGTGCAGTACTTTGTAACACAGAGTAAATCCTTCTCTAAAGGCAAAACTTGAAGCAAAACCGTTGTGTGACATTGGCTTGCCTTTTGTGGGACTTGACAACAGCGTACTTGAGCCATGAGACCACACCTGAAGAATCTGGCTGGAACACCCTCTGCCCTCCTTGAACCAGTGCGTTCATCACAGGAATGTGAGCAATTAATGGGGTTTTTCCCTGGGAAGAGCTATGCACCAGGCAGGCTCACGAATACCAGGCAGGAGAGTTACAATTGCAGAAATGGAACTGGCCAGCTCTGCGCAGGTCTCGGTGCCACCAGCAAGGCCGGTCCCAGCAGCCGGCGGGTTTCCTAACGCAGCGTGCAAGACGGCAGGACTGCGTGTTGGGGGAAATAACGCAGCAGCCTTTCCAGGAAGCGCAGTTGTTGAGAAAGCTCTTCTCCTTGCAAAACTGACCTTTTGTTAGCAGCTGGTTTATCTGTTGCCATAACCAGTTTTCCCCTGTCAGTGGGCTGCCTTGTCAGTCCTGTTGCAACCTCACCACGCAAGCCTGTTTCGACCCTGTTCCtcacccagccccaagcagctggACTTAGAAACTGGCTAACAAGTCACTCTGCTTTGAGCATTCAGTGTTAAATTCTCGTGCGGTACTTAAAATCAGGTTGGAGAAACTCAGAACAAGGCTTGAAACTTAATTACCTTTGCCATTATATATTAGAACTAGAAACGGGTCACTTGGGTGATTTCTTTAGGTCAGTACTAAGAAAGCTAAATCATCTTTCCAAAAAAAACCAGTATGTAAATAACAAGGGAGTGCTTTTATCTCCAGCATCCTCTCTTCAACAATGCAGTTGCGGACAgtgtatttttcctgaaaaacccATCACTGCTACTAGCTGCAAAAAGGATCAGTGCAGCCCCATACATAATAGCATTAAAAACTGTGAATTTGGATATGTGCTTCCAACTGTACGATGCATGTAATGCCTTTCATTTATACGTTGATTTATTAACTACTCAGGAGCATAGCAGCTCACAGAAAACATTCTTTTTACCCTGCAGGTGCTGAAATATCCTCCTTTTGGAAAAGGACTGGACAAAAATGTAGCATCCAAGCATTGAGAGCACAGAGTCTTTCACAGCAAGAGGCAGTGTGCTAGCTGTTACCTAGCGAGGGCTGGCACCTCAGACCTACACTGAAGCCGCTTTGTCCCCCCGTTACCTGCTCGGACACAGACACGCAGCAGAACTGCCCCACGCCCCGAGATGCTCCCCGCggagtgcctggggggggggggggtgggagagcAGCAGGTCACGGCTCAGGCCCCAGAGCGGGTCCATCCATGCAGGGTCCCGGGGCCAGTTCCCAAGCTCCAGAAGATGGTTACGGTTGTCTGAGGAGAACACAGTGTCCCAGAGGCCACCAGCTTGAGAGAACACTGTGAAAACTCACACTAAAGTAACTCCAAATTTTTTTTGCTTGGTGCTAGGGATTCCCACCCAGAaggcagcaggcactgctggctGGTAGGACCTGAGCAGGTACCAACGCTGTTACCAGCATGCAGCAAAATAATTGACTCTCTAAAActgaagtttggagttttagaaagcgggCATTCTTcactgcagcgctggatgcacaggggatagctctgcccaaatgtgtgtaccgaaaaaccacaattactaggtatttatgctgtgttaacatacatattcatcacatttctgagaaatgcttatcatattcatggtttttccAATAACTCATTAGCATGTGTTAATGCCCTTCACGCACTTCTGTTGGCACCTGCGGGTGctcgtcgggggtcttcagatgaaggctcgtactcttcgtCACGGTGTCCACAggctgacctttgcttctgcgcagactcagttctaagatcacgtacaCCGCGTCCTTCCAGGTTGCTTCGTTACGGTGTGACGGTcgtcttgcagcctccttatcccCACGGCTCCGTGCATCTGCTCTCCCGAGGCCGAGCTGCCCAAGTGCGGTTATTCCGGAGTCTCTCACCTTACAACCGTCCccattattcacaaagaaccaagacttgctttggttttgatccatctgttgtgcaatgattctggcGGCCTAAAGCAGTCACTTTTATCCACACCCGCGGCAGCTGCCGCCTCCGCTGCCCTCGCAGGCATCTCGGCCAGCGCCGGGCTCCCACGGGGAGCTTCATCAGGCCACGCCGCGGCGCCGGCTCCCAGCTTGGTTCTGTCCGTTAGACGACCCAGCGTACATTTATGAATTTCAGCATCAACCCCGCTCAGCTAAACGTTCAAACCCAGGCTCCGGAACCGAAGCCAACCCTGCCGCCGGGCTTGGCGGGCCGCTCTGGGCAGGCGCCTGGCCTGGCCGAGGGAGCAGCTCACGCAGCCCCTCCGCACCCTGCCACGCCTGAGGGAAACGCGTTTCTCCCAAAGCCGGAGGGTTTCGGGTCCTCGGCGAGCGCGGGGCCGACGCAGGCCTGGCCGCCGGCGGCTGCCgtagcggggcggggcggcggtgtCATGGCGGCCGGGCCGccggtgctgctggggctgcgggacgccgccatggcggggccgcggggggacGGGCAGGGCCCCGCCTGGGCCACCAACAAGCTGGGCGGCTCCGCGGTAGGGTGcggggggccttggggggggggggtgggtggttCCCCGCGGgccgtgggctccagccgtgccgTTCCTCCGCAGGACCGGGTGCCCCGGGTGCGGGCGGGCCGGCCGCGCTGCGGGCGGTGCGGGCGGGCGCTGGCGCACCTGGTGCAGGTGTACTGCCCGCTGGAGCGCTCCCCCGGCCACCGCCTCGCCAACGTCTTCGCCTGCGCCGGGCCGCGCTGCGCCGGAGCCGCCCCCGGGTGAGACGAGGCGAGGTGCGGGGGGACGGGCGGGTCGCTGCGGGGGGCGCGGGAGCGGCCCTCAGgtgcggtggggggggggagcgggctcGCTGCGGGAGCGGCTCTGAAATgcggtgaggtgaggtgaggcgGGCTCGCTGCGGGAGCGGCTCTGAGGTgcggtgaggtgaggtgaggcgGGCGGGCTCGCTGCGGGAGCGGCTCTGAGGTGCGGCGAGGCGAGGCGGGCGGGCTGGCTGCGGGAGCGGCTCTGAGGTGCGGTGAGGTGAGGCGATTCGAGGCGGGCGGGctcgctgcggggccggcgcgggcggGAGGTGCCGGCTGGGTCCCGCGTCCCACTCCTTACGCCCGTCTCCGCGGCCACTTCCCTTGGCATGGCCGCTGAAGCTGGAAGGTGCTGCGCTCCCAGTGCCTGCAGACGGACGGAGGGCAGAGCCGGGACGGCAGCGTGAAGCAGGTAGGGCTGGCAGACTGCCCGCTGGAGTCCCCTGTTCCCGCGTGCCGCACCGAGTGAGGGACCGGGGAGGCCTTAGGTCAAAAATGCTGCGGAGTTGGGCGAGTGTCGCACCTTGCACCTACCTGTTTAACCGTAACCCTCCTCAAGAAGCAGTGCCAGGCGCGTGTCTCAAGTCCTGTGTGCGGTCGTGTGGAGGAGTCACGGTCGAGGAGTTTTTTGGCACTGTACTACACGTGGTTTGCTGGCAGATTAACTTGTGTTTGTGATCCGTGTTCAGCTTGCGTCAAAGTGGAGACTGCAGTCCGACTCTGTGGCCAAAGCTGACGTTTAATACTTTAATTGCTTGAGCTAcctaaatgttatttttcaacTTTAAATGATTGGGCTATGCTGTCTAGGTTTGGATCTTTAAGATGTCATCGTTACTTTCtaatttaaatagatttttaaaaatttatcatCGGTTTTAATTGATCTGACTCAATTATTGTTAATATACTTATGGTATTTTTGCTTGTGAAGAAAAACTGCCTAAGAAGATGGAAACAGGAGGATGGCTGCCGCACAAGTGGTGACAGGCAGAAAGTGTTTATTCAGCTGGTGCAGATGCAAGATGAAATTTTGCTCTGTGTTAAAAGAGCTTAAACGCTGATAAAATGATGGTATTATCATTATTTTCCTCCATATTctgtcctgggagcttctgtgtGGTGCAGTGATGGTGCTTCAGGTAAACGTACCCAAACTGGCTGTTAGTGGTCGTGCCGGCAGCCGAGGTAGGGCAGCACGATGTGCAGAGGCTGTTCAAAAAGCCAATGAATTCTTGTCCCTTCTGTCCAGTGTGAGATGGTTTTTGCCGTAACTGCACTGCCATGAAAAGTAGGTGTGGGTATGCTGGTGAGTACCGCTGTGAGGAGAGTAGGTGAAATAACACTGAGCTTTAGGTGAAGGTTTCAGTTTTCTTATCTGCTAGGAAACTCCGTTTGAAGCGCATTAGGGTGGCTGATATTGGCAAtgttcctttttgtctttttttttgttcttctcagAAACAAGAATCAAACTTTGCTGCGAAGGACTGGTGTGATGAAGCAGATGACTGGGGAGCGTGTGATGGAGCAGAATCTCCCGCGTGTGCCTCCCTTCAGCTGCTTGGCTTAACGGAAGCAGCGAGCAGCTCCTTGACCGGAGAGGTGGAGTGTGCATCCCAGCTCCAACAGCTTCGCTTGTCTGAAGCTGCGGATGGGTCGGGTTCCCTGAATACATGTCCTCCAGTTGGCGAGGGAATGGTAATGGCAACGTCTGGTT encodes:
- the PDCD2L gene encoding programmed cell death protein 2-like: MAAGPPVLLGLRDAAMAGPRGDGQGPAWATNKLGGSADRVPRVRAGRPRCGRCGRALAHLVQVYCPLERSPGHRLANVFACAGPRCAGAAPGWKVLRSQCLQTDGGQSRDGSVKQKQESNFAAKDWCDEADDWGACDGAESPACASLQLLGLTEAASSSLTGEVECASQLQQLRLSEAADGSGSLNTCPPVGEGMVMATSGSAPVFQPFYISVVDEEDYAGFLDTNHAEELLKEYQQREGVDLEQLMSEGFVGEGDNEKYEKSEVKSGDRTFRKFMKRISVCPEQILRYSWGGQPLFITSPPADMDRGIPACSNCGSNRVFEFQLMPALVSMLQSDSDLSVEFGTVIVYTCERSCWPTNQQTPLEEFVFVQEDPDQRLFK
- the LOC142362925 gene encoding fatty acyl-CoA hydrolase precursor, medium chain-like, giving the protein MRQGTQVVCKVTRQARDARQARRNTQLGDQACLLRAFAARQAISPLAKGLFHGAIAESGVVARILIADPPEKQAKVTAFPRNMAPVCSCDGRNQSCAKSCRIPSTVWLTTAHCDPVAEESAAHRGVSSTVHVLKYPPFGKGLDKNVASKH